A window of Cryptomeria japonica chromosome 3, Sugi_1.0, whole genome shotgun sequence contains these coding sequences:
- the LOC131066534 gene encoding probable protein phosphatase 2C 55, with product MNHGIVLLVVLATLSVADHHGCNGQQSNPTSLPLPPPLFPPPPSEPAIVVNCCNEQFAPPQPFLLPPPPPPFLYGSDPYNYYYYNDDSKSGINIVMIVVVAAIAIVLLIAIVLIERKFRTISLGLELLYTILGSIVKSLGGISTGIGNISKGVDNINSGIGKISSSVDKILDLLGDRVLKLQSGACYLPKEKIGGQDAHFICTAEQAIGVADGVGGQTKMGVDSAIYACELMAHSVAAIQEEPRGSIDLSRVLEKAYVSTKSKGSSTACMLALSDQGLHAVNLGDSGFLVVRDGCTIFRSPVQQHEFNYPYQLESGGSDLPSSAQMFTLQVTPGDVIIAGTDGLFDNLYNSEVTAVVVHAVRAGLGPQVTAQKIAALARQRAQDKHRQTPFSTAAQDAGITHYGGKLDDITVVVSYVASSNSNPEE from the exons ATGAATCATGGAATTGTGTTGTTAGTGGTGTTAGCCACTTTGAGTGTTGCAGACCATCATGGTTGTAATGGACAACAGAGCAATCctacttctcttcctcttcctcctcctctttTCCCTCCTCCTCCTTCTGAGCCCGCCATTgttgtaaattgttgtaatgaaCAATTTGCACCTCCTCAACCTTTTttactaccaccaccaccacctcctttTCTCTATGGTTCTGATCCATACAATTACTATTATTATAATGACGACTCTAAGTCTGGAATCAATATTGTGATGATTGTTGTGGTGGCGGCCATAGCCATTGTTCTCCTCATCGCCATTGTTCTCATCGAAAGGAAATTCAGGACCATTTCATTGGGCCTCGAGCTCCTTTACACAATTCTCGGAAGCATTGTTAAGAGCCTTGGGGGCATTTCAACAGGCATCGGCAACATTTCAAAGGGCGTGGATAACATTAATTCGGGCATCGGCAAAATTTCTTCTAGCGTCGACAAAATTTT GGATCTTCTTGGTGACAGAGTATTGAAACTGCAATCAGGTGCATGTTACCTCCCAAAGGAGAAAATAGGTGGTCAAGATGCTCACTTTATATGTACAGCTGAACAGGCTATTGGTGTCGCTGATGGTGTGGGAGGACAGACTAAGATGGGTGTTGATTCAGCTATCTATGCCTGTGAACTAATGGCTCATTCTGTGGCTGCAATTCAAGAGGAACCTCGAGGTTCTATTGATTTGTCAAGGGTATTGGAGAAAGCTTATGTAAGTACAAAATCCAAGGGATCATCAACAGCTTGTATGTTAGCCCTTTCTGATCAG GGTCTTCATGCTGTCAATTTGGGGGATAGTGGATTTTTAGTAGTGAGGGATGGATGTACAATCTTCAGATCTCCTGTCCAGCAACATGAGTTCAATTACCCATATCAACTTGAAAGTGGAGGTAGTGACCTCCCAAGCTCTGCACAG ATGTTCACCCTTCAAGTTACTCCAGGGGATGTAATTATAGCTGGTACAGATGGGCTCTTTGATAATCTATACAATAGTGAAGTAACTGCTGTGGTAGTTCATGCTGTAAGAGCTGGTCTAGGGCCACAGGTTACTGCTCAAAAAATTGCTGCACTGGCAAGGCAGCGAGCACAAGATAAACACAGACAAACTCCCTTTTCTACTGCTGCCCAAGATGCAGGTATTACACATTATGGTGGAAAACTGGATGATATTACTGTTGTTGTATCATATGTTGCAAGCTCCAATTCTAACCCAGAAGAGTAG